In the Sorghum bicolor cultivar BTx623 chromosome 4, Sorghum_bicolor_NCBIv3, whole genome shotgun sequence genome, ATATCCGGTTGGTTCTTCATCCCATTCCCTGATTGCCATGCATATCTGTAGATGCACAGCTCATTCAGGCATCCTCAATTCAATTCCTGGGGGAAAAAAAACGAAAAAAGACAAGACAAAACAGGGCTCAAATTTGGACTGTTGTTTCTGAATTGAATTCCAAGACTGCACAAAAATTGCTTGCCAAGGCCCAAGGGAAAGGGATTCTAGGGAGGGAGGCAGAAGCTTCCCGGTTACAAGGACATCTTTGTATGCTCTTCTGCTTGCTGCTGCTGGCCTGGCTGGCTTTGTGCTGGTAAATGGATAGACGCGTATGAATTGGTGGAATTGGAATTGACTGGGTGAAGGGAGATATGCTGCTGAGAGTCACACGGCATTCCAATTCCTTCCCTTCCCCGCAGCAGCCTTGGCTTGTTTTTCCACAGTGTCCTTGTCTGTACCTTTGCATGCATCCCCTTATACTTTTACAGATATACGCTTCCATCCTCCTTCCTTGTGCAGTCTGGATGGATTCTCTGGAAGCAAAGCAGAGGGGACCGGCAGacagtgcaaaaaaaaaaaaagtccaaATCCAATAGTTGCTCATTCTTGGCTGGATTGGAAGGGGGTAAAAAGATAAAATGCCTATAGTAAAAGACACAGAGATTCGATTCCTTCCATTATTTGCAACCAGCGTGATCGGATCAACGCAAATTggttaattataaaaatataaaagtagcAGTagtaaaaaagaagaaaaatgggCGACTAGAATTCCTCGGGGTTTTCACCCGAGGACTCGGCAATAATTAGCCGCTTTACCGAGGGTGGAAGCCGCTTCGGCCCGAAGCAGGAGCCGCCGGCCAGGTGGCAGCCCCAGTGACGCGTCGCGGCCAATGGCTGCACGCCACGTCAGCGAGCCTGCTTTTTGACAAATTCCTTGTGCTGGCCGCTTTGACTTTTACACCGGTACACAACACCACCTTGGTGGTGAATCAATCAAACGCTCCGATTTTTCCACCCTCGTTTGTTCGTATTATTTTACTAGTAGtatattttatatttaatatatatttaaaattAACCGTATCGTGCATGTACTGTGCTTCCATCTGGTCGCGTATGCTTGCTTCAGAATAAAGAAAGGGCGAGGAAAATGGACCCGTCACATGCGCTGCTCACATGGTGGGTGGGCCCCTCCCTCCCGCGCCCGGCCCGCATCATCATGCACCGCATACATATGGCCATGGAGCCCGCCCTGCCGTCACTTTGAATTCAATTGAATTTgagaagggaaaaaaaaaaatctccacCTCCTCCTACTCCAACTCCAGCCCTGTTGTCCCGCTGCCCCTCTATTTGTCTGTTTGTTTACCGCCCGCCCACCCCAGCTCATCAAAAGATCACATTTTGATTACTGCTATAATAAAGGAGTCGTAGATTAGCAGGCCGCCCATCTTTCTTTGAAAGGGAAGGATTTGGGCAACGTCTACTTCTGCCAAAAATACGAATTCATTCGCCGCCAGTTTCATCCTCCCTGCCCTCTATATGCAGTCGGCGTAGTATCTTTGGAATAAGTAAATTGCAGGTGAAAAATAATCGGCGTTGCCTTAATTTCATTCCATTTGTGCGACTAATGCATAGATATCCAGCCTGATATGTATTCTCACATTAATATGGAGGATATTCATCGTCATCTATCTATTCCGCGTTTGGGGTCTCCCctctttatatatttttattataaatataatatatatccAGCGCAGGCCGGAGGCGACTGACTGACCGAATTGTATTGTTCGATCGATCGAAGCAGGCAGATGGCAGGCGGCGGATTCGTGGAGGAGATGATGAGGGAGCAGAGCCTCCTGGAGGCGACGTGCGGCGACCTCTTCGACCACATCGACGACCTCCTCGACTTCCCCAAGGAGGACTCCGCCGCCGACGTGCTCCTCCTGGACGCGCCGGCGCCGGGGAGCCCTCTGTCGGCGCGCATCATCGACGTCGGCCGCGCCGGCAATGCGCTCGCCCCTCCCGCTCCCCCCGCGCTGGCGCCGCCGGCCCCTGCGCAGCACGACGCCTCCGCCAGCGCCTTCTTCGCCGCCGCGGGGCACGACGTGTTCGACACCAAGGACGTCGTCGGCGCACACATCGGCACTGTGAGTCCCCTACTCCCTTCCTGTTCCGTTCTCTTCCGCCGCGCATTGCCCGTGTCGGTCGTGCAACTGCAACGCGTTTTTTTTCTCTCTACGCTATCTCTACTCGTACTGTGCGGGCGATTCCTCGTGAAACGGAACGGAACGGAGTTCAAAATAGCTGGGCGCCAACGCCCCGGCCCCCACGCCGCGGGCGCCAGGGGACACGCCACGCGCGTCGGCGTCGGGCACGACCTGGCGCCTTGCGCGCGGGGCGTGATGATTTGTTGTCGTGTCCGTGCGCGGCGCGGTGGGTGgttggaagaggaggaggagcgggcggTGTCGGTGGCCGACGGGCGGTGGCCGGTGAGATCGTGATCGGAATTACCACCGCCCCCGGCCGCTGTTTGGTTGGACTTTGGATATTACGGCCGAGCCCGTGTTACGTCGTCGGAGGGCCCGTCACTTTTCTTGGTAGCTCGCCAGCCCAGCAACTAATCCCCTAGTGCTGTACCTGCTGGTGGTAGTATTTTTTTTCCTCTGTTTACGCAACCGAAATTAAACCTGGGGCCCAGCCCGGCCTGGCCCATTCGTTGATGATTGCTTTGCAGTACAAATCTGATTTATTACTGTTGTACGTAATGTGAGCAGTACGATGATGACTGACTAAAGTAAGATTAGGACCGGGGGGAAGACGATGACGTCATTCATGGCAGATAGAGATTGTAGTAGCTGCAGCGGCAAAGCTGGCAGTGTCGGTGTCGGTGCTGGGCGCGTCGCATGATTCTGTTCTGACGTGGCAACTAATGATTCTGATTCCCTGTGGTTGCAGTGCGATGACATGGACATGGACATGGCGCAGCTGGAGTGGCTGTCGGGGCTCTTCGACGACGCGTCCATCCCGCATGAGCCGGCGTTCCCTGCCGCGGCGGCGGGCTGCGCGGCACCCATCATCAAGAGCTCCGCGCTGGCGGCCGGCGCGCTGCTGCCGCCGGACAAGATGGAGGACGCGCTGCTGTTCCGTAGCTCCAGCCCCATCTCGGTGCTGGAGCACGGCAGCTTCAACAACGCCAACGGCGGTAGTGGCAGCGCTGGCGGCTcagcgtcctcgtcctcgtcctcggcgTCCTCATCCTCGGAGTCCTTCTCCGGGAGCGGGAGTGGGAGCGGCGGCGGGCACGCGTGGTCGGCGCCCGTGTCGCCGCgccaggcgccgccgccgcccgtgcTCGTCATTCCGGCGCGTGCGCGGAGCAAGCGCTCCCGCCCGTCCGCGTTCActggcgccgccgcgcgcgctgGGGTGGTCGAGGCGCCCACCATCCTCGTGCCGACGCCCATGTACTCGTCCGGGTCGTCCCACTCGGATCCCGAGAGCATCGCCGAGTCCAGCCCGCACCCGGCGCCGCccatgaagaagaaaaagaaggttAAGAAGCCGGCGCCCCCCGCGCCTGCTGCCTCTTCCGACGACAATGACGGCGACGCAGACTACGAGGAAGGCGGCGAGCGCGCGGAGCCGCAGGGCGGCGCCGTCAGGAGGTGCACGCATTGCCAGATCGAGAAGACGCCGCAGTGGCGCGCGGGCCCGCTGGGACCCAAGACGCTCTGCAACGCCTGCGGCGTGCGCTACAAGTCCGGCCGCCTGTTCCCGGAGTACCGCCCCGCGGCGAGCCCCACCTTCGTGCCGTCCATCCACTCCAACTCGCACAAGAAGGTGGTGGAGATGCGCCAGAAGGCTGTCCGGAGCGGCGACCCGTCGTGCGACCTCCTGCAGTTCATCCGCCGCCGGGATTGACGTCCCGGCACGACGTCGCCGGACTGTCGGTCGGTCGGTCCGTCGGTCGTTCTCGTCCCCCCGTAGAgctatatatgtatacatattagtatgtatgcatgcatggttgcttcatcagtcgtcgtcgtcgtcgtccatcaTGGTCATCATCACCACTTCACCGGTCACCGCTATGGATCCCACCCAACCCATCATCACATGCATTGGTTTCAGTCAGCATCCATCCAGTCCCAGTCCATCGCCGGGCATCCTGGCGTTGTTAGTTCATTAGGTCTTTTTTTCATCGGGGGCTAGTGTTATTTtacctttcttcttttttgtcTATTGGTTAATTGGTTCCCCCCTGAATGTTTTTTGTTTGtatagagagagaaagagagaggagGGTGAGAGGAGGGGCAGGAGAAATAGATGAATCAGAGTGGTTGCTGCATTGCAATTGCAGTTGCTTGCAAGTTAGGTAAGGtgagaaggagagctaaaccagcAGCAGAGGGAGACAGATTTAGAGAGGAAACTTTGCAGCTAGTCAGTCAGTGAGTCACTTAGAAGAAAACAAGGAGAGTGCTTTAAGCAAGTGAAAGGGGAATTTGTTGGTTTGCTAATTAGAAGGGAGGTTATGTCAGGTCAGGTCAGGTAGTAGCTATCAGCATCATCCATGAGGATTTTCAAACTTAAAAAGAGGGGGACAGCCATCATCCATCATAGTCTGTATCTGGAGCTTGGTGTACTGAACTCTGAAAATTCTTTTTGCAGTTCATCTATGTTTAGGGATTGATAAGTGTTGTTTGGTTTCTTCTATACTAGTAGTGCTTCCTTTTAgccaataattaattatatatgattTTGCTCTTGTTCTTTTCTCCTGCCTTGTTGCCTCCATCTATATACAAAAGCTGTGACCATCAAATCTGAGGACCTATCATTTTCCTTCACTTGGTTGTGGCTCAGAAATGCATTCAGTGACTTTGGGGGGGCTCCTGCAACGGCCAGACAATAACAAGCAACATGAACTAGACTATAAAAGTTTTTTTTAGCATGAACTGGTGAACACTGCAGTGCAAGAAATGAGCCTGGGAGGAATGGTGAATATCGATTATTGTACCAAGGTTATACAAATGGAAAATAATGCCTCCTGCTGTGCTGCAGGCAAGAGACAACTTGGTGAACTGAAACGTATTGTCAGATGAGCTGGACATACAGAACGGAATAGAGATGACAACACCTGCTGTTGCAATGTGTCCTCTATGAGGCCCAC is a window encoding:
- the LOC8084674 gene encoding GATA transcription factor 8, encoding MAGGGFVEEMMREQSLLEATCGDLFDHIDDLLDFPKEDSAADVLLLDAPAPGSPLSARIIDVGRAGNALAPPAPPALAPPAPAQHDASASAFFAAAGHDVFDTKDVVGAHIGTCDDMDMDMAQLEWLSGLFDDASIPHEPAFPAAAAGCAAPIIKSSALAAGALLPPDKMEDALLFRSSSPISVLEHGSFNNANGGSGSAGGSASSSSSSASSSSESFSGSGSGSGGGHAWSAPVSPRQAPPPPVLVIPARARSKRSRPSAFTGAAARAGVVEAPTILVPTPMYSSGSSHSDPESIAESSPHPAPPMKKKKKVKKPAPPAPAASSDDNDGDADYEEGGERAEPQGGAVRRCTHCQIEKTPQWRAGPLGPKTLCNACGVRYKSGRLFPEYRPAASPTFVPSIHSNSHKKVVEMRQKAVRSGDPSCDLLQFIRRRD